DNA sequence from the Salifodinibacter halophilus genome:
GCCTGTGGCGCGCTCGCGCTCTGCAGCGCCTTGTCACCGCCTTCAAGCATGTAGTGGAGCGCGGTACGGCCAAATATCACAAACCAAATAACCGAAGCACCGGATGGGATCAGCAGTGTGCCGAGGATGAACTTGCGAATTGAATAGCCGTAGGAAATGCGAGCCAGGAACAGCCCAACAAACGGCGACCAGGATATCCACCATCCCCAGTAAAACAGTGTCCACGCCTGCTGGAACTGGAGTCCTTCACCCTTAGTCCATAACTGCAGCGAGGTATTGACATAATGCTGCAGATAGTAGCCAGTATCGGTCATGATGTTCGCGAGGATATAAAGCGTCGGGCCAACAATGAACACGAACAACGCAAGCCCGATAGCCAGCCACATATTAATGACTGACAGGCGCCGCACGCCCGCATCAACGCCTAACATGACACTCATGATCGCCACGATTTCGACGACAAGGATAATCAGAAGCTCAGTCGCCAAGTTCCCGGGAATACCGAATAACGTGTTCAAACCGGCAGCAATCTGATCCGCGCCGAGACCGATCGACGTGGCCAAGCCGAAAAGCGTTCCGAAAACAGCCAACACATCGATGGCGTGGCCAATCGGACCGTAGATGCGGTCGCCAATGAGTGGATAAAACGCAGCGGCGGGCTTGAGCGGTAAACCACGTCGGTAGGAAAAATATCCGAGCGACAGACCAAGCACGATATAGACGGCCCAAGGCTGAAGACACCAGTGGAAGAACGTCCAATTCATGGCTGCGGTCGCAGCACTCTCGGTCCCGCCAGTACTTACCGGCGGATTCTTGAAATGCATGATCGGCTCAGAGACGCCGTAATAAACCAGTCCGATCCCCATACCGCAGGTGAACATCATGGATATCCACGACCAGGTATCGAACTCCGGCTTGGCGTTATCGGGACCAAGCTTGAGGGTCCCCCAGCGGCTGAGCGCGATGAATATCACAAAGATGACGAACGTCGCTGTCGAGAACACATACAACCAACCGAAATAGGTCGTAATGAAGCTCAGGACCGCGTTAGCAACCGCGCTGAAGCCTTTCGGAAATATCGATGCAATGATTACGAGCGTAAACAGCAGAATAACCGATGTGATAAACACCGGCGGGTTCGTGTGCTCGTTCAAATATGCTTTTACTTTGTCCATCGGGGCACGTCTCCTTCGACGGGCGTATACGCGCAGCGGCAGTCACTCCGAACGAAACAGGCCAGAGCGGGATGCCGACTCCACGCAAGTTTATAGTTAGCTGAACTTGGAAAATCTCCCTCTAGCGAGCCGCCAATAGCGACACCGTTAGCCATAGAGCCTGATTCCACCAAGGTCGTCAAGGCCGACGGTGTCGGGCTCAAGGCGCGCCACAGGCTTATCCGCCTGCAAACATAAGTACTCTCGGACACGCTTACGTTTCCCGTTAACATGCGATTTCCCCATGTTGACACGCGTTCTCTGAACGTCGGATATCGATTCAGAAAACACGCCAAACGCTCGATACCAATCGGCCGAGCGATGGACTCTACAACTAATTGGTCAGATGGCAACCCCTCCCCCATCGTCTAGACTCCTAGAAAGCTGTCGATAATTAAGGATTCCGCTATGGCGTCAAAAAACGATTATGAAATCACCAAGCGTGGCGATACCGGCATAACCCGTCGTGGGCTTTTCCGCTGGAGCGGCGCCGCCGTCGGTAGCACTCTATTGGCTGGTAGTGGCATTGGGCGCGCCATTGCCGACACTTCTAAGACCTTGACGATCGGCAACATTGGCTGGGTCGAAGATGTCGCTCTTAGTCACCTGACCAAAGTCATTCTCGAAGATCATTTCGGATACCAAGTCAATGTCGTCAGCAAAAGCGTTGACGACTTGTTTGCAGGCGTAGCCGATGGTTCGATCGATACGTTTCAAGACGTTTGGCTTCCCCAAACGCACAAACCCTATTGGCAAGAATACGGCGATCAGATTCAACGCTTGGCGCCCTGGTATCAGGGCCGCGCCACGCTCGGCCTGACTGTCCCCGACTATGTACAAGCCAAAAGCATCTCTGATCTGACGCCGTATGGCGAACAATTCGATCACAAGATCGTGGGTGTCGAACCGGGCGCTGGTGAGACACGTATCATCAAAAACGATGTCATGCCGGGCTACAATCTTGACGATTACACGTATGAAGCTGGCTCCACGCAGCATATGCTGAAAAAGCTGGACCAGGCCATCAGTGAGCGTGAACCGATTGTGGTAGCGCTGTATCGTCCACACTGGGCGTTCAACGTCTATAACCTGCGTTATCTAAACGATCCGAAGAACCTGATCAGCAACCTGAACGATCGCCTTTACACGATTGTTCGAAAAGGACTTTCATCCGATACCCCGGAAGCTTACGCGCTTTTGGAATCGATTAACCTGAGCCCATCACAACTCGGGCAGCTGGAGCTAGCGATTCAAAGCGCGGATGGCCCCACGCAAGGTGTTCGTAATTGGCTCGCCGGTGATCGAGCGTTCGGCTCCAACAAGAGCGTCAATAAACAGTTGGTCGAGCCCTGGATCAACGCTGCACGCGCCGCAGCGAAAAAATAAACGACCAAGCCTTTTAACCGTCCTATGGCCCCGCTTCGCCCTTATCGGCGTCGCGGGGTTTTTTTGTGGCCTAGGTATCGTCTGCCGCAGACGATTCGGCGTTCTGCCGTGGCCAAGCACGTATGACGGCGTGGACGACCGTCGCCAGTGGGATGGCGAAAAACACGCCCCAGAACCCCCAGATACCGCCAAAGAACAGTACCGAGACGATGATGGCCACGGGATGCAGATTAACGGCCTCCGAGAACAAAATCGGGACTAGCAGATTACCGTCGAGCATCTGTAGCACGATATAAGCCAGAAGCACGTAAAACGTGTGGGCGTGCATGCCCCATTGCGCGTAAGCAACAACCATGACCGGCAATGTCATGCTGAATGCACCAACATACGGGATCAAAACCGAGAAACCGACCACCCAAGACAACAACATCGCGTAGTTGAGACCGAGTGTAATGAAAACCAGGTAAGCCGTGATCCAAACAATGAGGATTTCCACCGCCTTGCCTCGGATGTAATAGATCAGCTGGACATTAACCTCCAACCACACGCGCCGAATCAGTGCGCTATTAGCAGGCACGAAACTGCCGAACCAACGCAGCACGCGCTGTTTATCACGCAGAATGAAAAACACCATCAACGGCACCAGGATCAAATACACGCCGGTGTAGAGAATGCCAAGTCCAACCACCCACGAGCGACTAAGTATCTCGCTACGCAGCGGCCCTGCATCAAAGGACGTGCTGTTGATGATGGCGTCGATCTGACCATGCGTGATCAATGTCGGATAGCGTTCCGGCAACGTAGAAATCCAATGCTGAATCTTGGCTGCGAGCTCCGGAATCTGCTGAACGATTTGGCCCGCCTGCTGCGTCAGCAACGGCAGCAATGCAAACAGCACCCAACCTGCACCGACAAGTAATGCGACCGAGACCATTCCCGCCGAAAGGCTGCGCGGCAATCGCAAACGAACCAGATACTCGACCGGCTTATCAAGCAGATAGGCAAGCACGACTGCCGCAAATACGGGCGCTAATACGGATCCCAACACCAAAATCGCGATCAAGCCCGCGACCAATATCAGTATCAACGCGACCACTTGTGGATCGGAAAAATGGCGCGTTAACCACGCGCGAATTACGTTCATGCCGCTCCCGTCATTCAACTACCAACATATCGAGAGAAATGGTCAGGATGCATAGTTTAGACGTCGCCATGATTGATGTGGCAAGTGCCGACAAATCCGGATCGCGAATACGCTTGTAGGCAACCAGCCAGCGCCGCGAATGCATCGGATGACGCGTAAAATTTGGCATACTGACGTATCTTGATACATCCGCTTCATCCCTCGAATCCCGCGAACGCGCCAGTGCGGCTGCGGTCTCATTCGTAATGCACCTCTACGAGCGAGCGTCGTGCCCAACATCTCGCAAATAACCGCTGTGCTATTGGCTTGCGCGCTTACCGCCGGCATGGCGACAAATGCTAGCGGAGCAGTGGCGGGCGCTGATCTGCCCGATCTCGGCAACCCGAGTGGTCGCGCCATGTCAGCCGACAAAGCCCAACGTATAGGCGCGCGGGTCATCGCCAACCTTCACTCGAAAGGATTGGTTCTGGAAGATCCGCAGCTTGTGACGTTCATCCGGAGCATCGGTCAGCGTTTGCTCAGCAATATCGAGACCAATGATCAGGATGTCCAATACTATGTACTCAAGCTTAGTGCGCTAAACAGTTTCGCACTACCTGGCGGCAACATCGGTATTTTTACCGGCATGATTTCGGAGACCGACAACGAAAGCGAGTTGGCGGCCCTCATGGCACATGAGACGGCTCATGTGGTGCAACATCATATCGCCCGCGAAGCCGAGCAAATGGAGGGCATCGGCTGGCAAAACCTCGCTCTGATTCTTGCCGGCGCCATCGCCGGTGCATCCACGGGTAACGCCGATGCTATTCCAGCAGCGGTCAGCGGTGGCTTGACGCACCTCATGAAACAACGTGCCGGGTACACGGAGGCCCACGAATACGAAGCCGACCGCATTGGTATCAAAACACTGGCTAAGGCGGATTTTGATCCGCACGCGATGGTGACTTTGTTCCAAAAATTCCAACGCCAGCGCCAAAGCCATAGCAGCAACGAAATATTACCGACGTTTTTAAATCATCCGCTGCCGGGTACGCGAATCGCAGAAGCCGCTGAACGAGCCGTTGGTCAGCCGAAACGCAAGGTGCGCACCAGCTCGATCTATCCGTTGATGCGCGAGCGTGCCCGAATCATGCAAAGTTCGAGGATGGACAAGTTAAGAGCTCGCTATAAATCTCGGATCGCGACTGGGGAAGCTAATGCCGCGAATGCCTATGGTTATGCGTTAACGCTCATGCGGCTCGGGAAAAATAGCCAAGCGATCGATATCTTGACGCCCTACGCGCAGGCCCACCCGAACCAAGCACCGTGGCAACTCGCTTTGGCCAGCGCCGAAAAATCCAGCGGGCAGCGTCAGCATGCGCTTAAACGATTGCGGCAAGCCAAGACGCGTTTCCCCAGCAACAGCGCGGTCAAGCTGGCCTATGCGTCAACCTTGTTGGCGGTCGGCAAGCCTGCAGCTATGCGCGACTTCCTATTGTCGCAGAACCAAGTTCTCAAGCAGTGGCCGAAGGCACAACATCTGCTAGCGAAGGGTGCAAACCGTCAGAAGCGCCTTGGCGAGGCCTATTATCGGCGCGCTAAGGCATATGCTATGCGCGGCGCCTATCCCGGTGCCATCAATCAATTACGCTCCGCACTGCAAACCGCGGAGTTAAATAGCTATAACAAGTCCCGACTCAGCGCCCTACGTACGCAATTTGCGCGCAAATGCAACCACACCTATGGCACTGATCATTGTCGCCGGGCCGTCGAACACTTAGCCAAGCGCAACAGCTCAGCCGGTTAAGAACGAATACGCTAGCTTATCTGAGCAGCGCGTCTTTACTCGCTCTACGATTAGAGCCACCACCCTTGTCGGCCTCGTCACGCTCGGCCTGACAGGCGACACAACACATAACGCCGGGAATAGCTTGGCGACGAGGCGCTGGGATCGTCTCACCGCATTCGGCGCACGTCTGCCGCGAATCCGACTCGCTGCCAAATTGCGCCCGGGCAGTTTCGACCGCGTCCGAAACTGTCTGGTCGATCTGTTCCTGTACGGCGCCGTCCTTCGCCCAGCCTGATGCCATGTCGCCCTCCGTCGGACTTTAATGCTCAGAACCCAACGATATACTACGAGCGACTTGATTTCGATGGCCGATGAAATGCCGTTTCACCGCGTTTATCACCGAGTTGGTCAACCAGTTTGATGCGATCGTAGTCACCTTTCGGTGGATTAAAAGCAATGCAACGGGAGTTCAGCGCCTGACTGACTTTGGCGTTTAGCCCAGGCGCTGTCCATTTCATGGCGACGACTAACGTTTTGTTCTCGATCCGTGTCTTTTTCGGTAGAAGTTGGATGTCGTAACCATCAGTTGCTCGCTGCCCCATTTCAGCTACGATCACGCCGTTTTTTGCGGCCATATCCGGATCGAACGCACTCAAATTGCGTTCGTTGATCCAGGTCGAGAAAGTCGAAGGCTTAGCAAAATATTTCACCCCCGAGGCTTCGGACGGTGTGCCGCAGTAATCACTCGAGGCGATCACGTCCATATCGCGCCAATGGCTGCGTGGCAACAATGCGCATGCAGACAGCGGGATTATGCAAGCAAGAACAATCAGTAAGCGAAAGGAGGTCATGTAAAAAGCCGTTGGCAGTTAAACTTAAGCGTTGGCGCCCGCCGACGCATCTTGGCTCAGGCTCGCTTCTATATAGCCTTGTGTCAGCAGGTAATCGACAAGTTGATCAACACACTCGCCAAGCGTGTTCGCATCGGTGTGCACTGTCAGCTCTGGCTCTTCCGGTGGCTCATACGGCGCGCTAATGCCCGTGAAGTTCGGAATATTGCCGGCCCGGGCCTTAGCGTACAAACCCTTTGGATCGCGCGTTTCACACACGTCCAGCGGCGCATCGACAAACACTTCGACGAAGTCGCCCTCGTCGGCCAATGCGCGGGCCATTTCTCGATCCTGGCGATACGGTGAAATAAACGCCGTGAGGTTAATGATGCCAGCATCTCTGAAAAGCCCGGCAACCTCCCCGATACGGCGGATGTTTTCGATGCGGTCGTTGGGTGAGAACGTCAGATCACGGCATAACCCGGTCCGCACATTGTCGCCGTCGAGACGATACGTGCGACACCCCATGGTCGCCAGGCGCTCTTCCAACGCCACGGACAATGTTGACTTACCGGAGCCGGACAACCCGGTAAACCATATCGTCAAACCATAGTGCTGATTGCGAGCCTCGCGCTGCTGCCGATCCACGCGGGACTCGTGCCTGACAATATTTTCCTGGGCCATCGCATTCTCACTTTTGACTAAGCAATCGCTAAGCCAGCGATGCTTACGTTGTGACAAACAAAAACAATCGATTTGATTATATCGGTTCGAATCGAGCTACGCTGAGAAGTTCCCGACTAAGTCCCAGAGACTTATATCAAACGGCATCCAATGCAGTCGCGATAACCGACCACCCCATTACGTATGGCGGACACATTGTCAGACTTTCAACATGGCGCGCCGGTAGTGGGCCAATTCCGCGATCGAGTCACGAATATCGTCCATTGCCAGGTGGGTCGCGTTTTTCTTCAAACCATCAAGC
Encoded proteins:
- a CDS encoding BCCT family transporter translates to MDKVKAYLNEHTNPPVFITSVILLFTLVIIASIFPKGFSAVANAVLSFITTYFGWLYVFSTATFVIFVIFIALSRWGTLKLGPDNAKPEFDTWSWISMMFTCGMGIGLVYYGVSEPIMHFKNPPVSTGGTESAATAAMNWTFFHWCLQPWAVYIVLGLSLGYFSYRRGLPLKPAAAFYPLIGDRIYGPIGHAIDVLAVFGTLFGLATSIGLGADQIAAGLNTLFGIPGNLATELLIILVVEIVAIMSVMLGVDAGVRRLSVINMWLAIGLALFVFIVGPTLYILANIMTDTGYYLQHYVNTSLQLWTKGEGLQFQQAWTLFYWGWWISWSPFVGLFLARISYGYSIRKFILGTLLIPSGASVIWFVIFGRTALHYMLEGGDKALQSASAPQAIFVLMNQLPVGSIVSVIAGLIAVIVVTLFFATSSDSGSLVIDILTNGGDPNPIWQQRAFWAIMEGVTAAVLLIAGSLGGGNALSSLQTAAVTTGLPFCIVLLVMCWSLFKSLSEEDMSDKTPNTERRASASAR
- the cysC gene encoding adenylyl-sulfate kinase, which codes for MAQENIVRHESRVDRQQREARNQHYGLTIWFTGLSGSGKSTLSVALEERLATMGCRTYRLDGDNVRTGLCRDLTFSPNDRIENIRRIGEVAGLFRDAGIINLTAFISPYRQDREMARALADEGDFVEVFVDAPLDVCETRDPKGLYAKARAGNIPNFTGISAPYEPPEEPELTVHTDANTLGECVDQLVDYLLTQGYIEASLSQDASAGANA
- a CDS encoding AI-2E family transporter: MNVIRAWLTRHFSDPQVVALILILVAGLIAILVLGSVLAPVFAAVVLAYLLDKPVEYLVRLRLPRSLSAGMVSVALLVGAGWVLFALLPLLTQQAGQIVQQIPELAAKIQHWISTLPERYPTLITHGQIDAIINSTSFDAGPLRSEILSRSWVVGLGILYTGVYLILVPLMVFFILRDKQRVLRWFGSFVPANSALIRRVWLEVNVQLIYYIRGKAVEILIVWITAYLVFITLGLNYAMLLSWVVGFSVLIPYVGAFSMTLPVMVVAYAQWGMHAHTFYVLLAYIVLQMLDGNLLVPILFSEAVNLHPVAIIVSVLFFGGIWGFWGVFFAIPLATVVHAVIRAWPRQNAESSAADDT
- a CDS encoding DksA/TraR family C4-type zinc finger protein, producing MASGWAKDGAVQEQIDQTVSDAVETARAQFGSESDSRQTCAECGETIPAPRRQAIPGVMCCVACQAERDEADKGGGSNRRASKDALLR
- a CDS encoding glycine betaine ABC transporter substrate-binding protein; this translates as MASKNDYEITKRGDTGITRRGLFRWSGAAVGSTLLAGSGIGRAIADTSKTLTIGNIGWVEDVALSHLTKVILEDHFGYQVNVVSKSVDDLFAGVADGSIDTFQDVWLPQTHKPYWQEYGDQIQRLAPWYQGRATLGLTVPDYVQAKSISDLTPYGEQFDHKIVGVEPGAGETRIIKNDVMPGYNLDDYTYEAGSTQHMLKKLDQAISEREPIVVALYRPHWAFNVYNLRYLNDPKNLISNLNDRLYTIVRKGLSSDTPEAYALLESINLSPSQLGQLELAIQSADGPTQGVRNWLAGDRAFGSNKSVNKQLVEPWINAARAAAKK
- a CDS encoding protease complex subunit PrcB family protein — translated: MTSFRLLIVLACIIPLSACALLPRSHWRDMDVIASSDYCGTPSEASGVKYFAKPSTFSTWINERNLSAFDPDMAAKNGVIVAEMGQRATDGYDIQLLPKKTRIENKTLVVAMKWTAPGLNAKVSQALNSRCIAFNPPKGDYDRIKLVDQLGDKRGETAFHRPSKSSRS
- a CDS encoding M48 family metalloprotease, whose amino-acid sequence is MPNISQITAVLLACALTAGMATNASGAVAGADLPDLGNPSGRAMSADKAQRIGARVIANLHSKGLVLEDPQLVTFIRSIGQRLLSNIETNDQDVQYYVLKLSALNSFALPGGNIGIFTGMISETDNESELAALMAHETAHVVQHHIAREAEQMEGIGWQNLALILAGAIAGASTGNADAIPAAVSGGLTHLMKQRAGYTEAHEYEADRIGIKTLAKADFDPHAMVTLFQKFQRQRQSHSSNEILPTFLNHPLPGTRIAEAAERAVGQPKRKVRTSSIYPLMRERARIMQSSRMDKLRARYKSRIATGEANAANAYGYALTLMRLGKNSQAIDILTPYAQAHPNQAPWQLALASAEKSSGQRQHALKRLRQAKTRFPSNSAVKLAYASTLLAVGKPAAMRDFLLSQNQVLKQWPKAQHLLAKGANRQKRLGEAYYRRAKAYAMRGAYPGAINQLRSALQTAELNSYNKSRLSALRTQFARKCNHTYGTDHCRRAVEHLAKRNSSAG